The following proteins come from a genomic window of Flavobacterium crocinum:
- a CDS encoding class I SAM-dependent methyltransferase has product MEVKVKEAILENNKKQKEFYNNKKKNFATAIWSKVRNGIFTQIKKNIGIQDQSYVLHKEWFGDLSTKKVLDLGCYSGNYWSIHLAENAKEYLGIDLSDVAIAKLNERIKHLPNAEAKAIDFLSDDFTADKFDLIYAYSVLHHFQDTNLLIERLNEKLAKDGEIISYDPLETSLPIKIIRTLYRPFQSDAAWEWPFTKKTFYLYKNAFNIVERRGLLGKTKWITLINILPVSNERKTKIGLKWNSQDWNDSKTSDSVLFSCMHLTMLMKKKQ; this is encoded by the coding sequence ATGGAAGTAAAAGTTAAAGAAGCAATTTTAGAAAATAATAAAAAGCAAAAAGAGTTTTACAACAATAAAAAGAAAAACTTTGCAACAGCCATTTGGTCTAAAGTTAGAAACGGAATTTTTACTCAAATTAAAAAAAACATTGGGATTCAGGATCAATCGTATGTTTTGCATAAAGAATGGTTTGGAGATTTGTCTACCAAGAAGGTATTAGATTTAGGCTGTTATTCCGGAAACTATTGGTCAATACATTTGGCCGAAAATGCAAAGGAGTATTTGGGTATTGATCTGAGCGATGTAGCGATTGCAAAATTGAATGAGCGTATAAAACATTTGCCTAATGCAGAAGCCAAAGCGATTGATTTTCTTTCGGATGATTTTACAGCTGATAAATTTGACTTGATTTATGCTTATTCTGTGCTTCATCATTTTCAGGACACTAATCTCTTAATAGAGCGCCTGAATGAAAAACTTGCAAAAGATGGCGAAATAATTAGTTACGACCCGCTTGAAACAAGTCTTCCAATTAAAATTATAAGAACATTATACAGACCTTTTCAATCGGATGCTGCCTGGGAATGGCCTTTTACAAAAAAGACATTTTATTTATATAAAAATGCTTTTAATATTGTAGAAAGAAGAGGCTTGTTAGGTAAAACTAAATGGATTACTTTGATAAATATCTTGCCTGTTTCTAATGAAAGGAAAACTAAAATCGGATTAAAATGGAACAGCCAGGATTGGAACGATTCTAAAACTTCAGATTCAGTTTTGTTTAGCTGTATGCATTTAACAATGTTGATGAAGAAAAAACAGTAG
- a CDS encoding glycosyltransferase family 4 protein, producing MNTNLHVGYIVSHYPHKAFGHDGGIGTSVYTLVEKLRKSNVQVSVFVYGQKESFVIEEENVTLYSLENRKGNFFNFYFNRKKIEKFINGIIADKKIDIIEAPDWTGITAFMYFLVPLIIRFHGSDAYFCYLDNRKQKLKNFWFESLAIKGAEAFIAPTKFAGDVSKKLFKIKNKEIKTIHYGLDLKNFENETPEIFEKDLILYAGTLIRKKGVLELPEIFSKVKNDFPNAKLVLIGGDSSDIKTGSKSTWELMKTLFSKDNLKDVNYLGRIPYNEIQNYIKKANVCVFPTFAETLGMVTIESMAMKKSVVNSDIGWSKELILDKKNGFLVHPSNHDLYAERIKQILDNNVLAENIGKSAREYVEEKFDINKLVLENINFYQNILNQKK from the coding sequence ATGAATACAAACTTACACGTTGGATATATAGTATCTCATTATCCCCATAAAGCGTTTGGGCATGATGGGGGAATAGGTACTAGTGTTTATACTTTGGTTGAAAAGCTGAGAAAATCAAATGTGCAAGTTTCTGTTTTTGTATACGGGCAAAAAGAAAGTTTTGTAATTGAAGAAGAAAATGTCACTTTATATAGTTTAGAAAACAGAAAAGGCAATTTTTTTAATTTTTATTTTAACAGAAAAAAAATAGAAAAGTTTATTAACGGGATTATTGCCGATAAAAAGATTGATATTATTGAAGCTCCAGATTGGACAGGCATTACCGCTTTTATGTATTTTTTGGTTCCTTTAATAATTCGTTTTCATGGAAGTGATGCATATTTCTGTTATTTAGATAATAGAAAACAAAAGCTTAAAAATTTCTGGTTTGAAAGCCTTGCGATTAAAGGGGCAGAAGCATTTATTGCTCCGACAAAATTCGCAGGCGATGTTTCAAAGAAACTTTTTAAAATCAAAAACAAAGAGATTAAAACAATTCATTATGGTTTAGATCTTAAGAACTTTGAGAACGAAACACCAGAAATATTTGAAAAAGATTTAATTCTGTATGCAGGTACTTTAATTAGAAAAAAAGGAGTTTTAGAATTACCGGAAATTTTTAGTAAAGTTAAAAATGATTTTCCAAATGCTAAACTAGTTTTAATAGGAGGCGATTCGTCTGATATAAAAACAGGTTCAAAATCGACATGGGAATTAATGAAGACTTTATTCTCTAAAGATAATTTGAAAGACGTAAACTATCTGGGAAGAATTCCGTACAATGAAATTCAAAACTATATAAAAAAAGCAAATGTTTGTGTTTTTCCAACTTTTGCCGAAACACTGGGAATGGTGACTATAGAGTCTATGGCAATGAAGAAATCGGTTGTTAATAGCGATATAGGATGGTCGAAAGAACTTATTTTAGATAAAAAAAACGGTTTTTTGGTGCATCCGTCAAATCATGACTTATACGCGGAAAGAATTAAACAGATTTTAGATAATAACGTCTTAGCCGAAAATATTGGTAAATCTGCGCGCGAATATGTTGAAGAAAAATTTGATATAAATAAGCTTGTACTGGAAAATATAAACTTCTATCAGAATATTCTAAATCAAAAAAAGTGA
- a CDS encoding glucosamine inositolphosphorylceramide transferase family protein, whose protein sequence is MKKYIKGLILFFGFLALLIINSRTPFLQQEGGGWSVGYGESDAYPENINVKENQIYSIEKLKKQNDSTVFLADPFFIKEKDTFYLFFEHKKTKGNGDVGLMTSIDGKNYQYKGTVLTQKFHLSYPQVFKYKNNFYMIPETKQANAVLLYKANHFPFDWKICDTLVKNVRLKDPSIYLSDSLNILATSDDKLNMYIYQADSLLGKWKLHKKPIALRGTEARPGGRFFADKKGLILPVQNCTNGYGYGLSLYRFSFKDGSYSTERIAPFFLKGNKEIKEFSAGMHQFDIQKIGENHYYYVYDGNRLNSDSKRINIWGPLKWTYLDFKNWILNL, encoded by the coding sequence ATGAAAAAATATATCAAAGGCTTAATTTTGTTTTTTGGGTTTTTAGCTCTTTTAATAATAAACTCCAGAACACCTTTTTTACAACAAGAAGGAGGTGGTTGGTCTGTTGGATATGGAGAATCAGATGCGTATCCCGAAAACATCAATGTAAAAGAAAATCAAATTTATAGTATTGAGAAGTTAAAAAAACAAAACGACAGCACTGTTTTTCTTGCAGATCCTTTTTTTATAAAAGAAAAAGATACTTTTTATTTGTTTTTTGAACATAAAAAAACAAAAGGCAATGGCGATGTTGGTTTAATGACTTCTATCGATGGGAAGAATTATCAATATAAAGGTACAGTACTAACTCAGAAATTTCATTTGTCATACCCTCAGGTTTTTAAATATAAAAACAATTTTTATATGATTCCTGAAACTAAACAGGCCAACGCTGTTTTATTGTATAAAGCAAATCATTTTCCTTTCGATTGGAAAATATGTGATACATTAGTGAAAAATGTGAGGTTAAAAGACCCGTCGATTTATCTATCTGACTCTTTGAATATTCTGGCAACATCAGACGATAAATTAAATATGTATATTTATCAGGCAGATTCTCTTTTAGGAAAATGGAAATTGCATAAAAAACCAATTGCGTTAAGAGGAACAGAAGCAAGGCCAGGTGGTCGCTTTTTTGCAGATAAAAAGGGATTAATTTTACCTGTTCAAAACTGTACTAACGGATATGGATATGGATTGTCGTTATATCGTTTTTCTTTTAAAGACGGATCTTACTCGACCGAAAGAATTGCACCATTTTTCTTAAAAGGAAATAAAGAAATTAAAGAATTTAGTGCAGGAATGCATCAATTTGATATTCAAAAAATAGGCGAAAATCATTATTATTATGTTTATGATGGCAATAGACTGAATAGCGATTCAAAAAGAATAAATATATGGGGACCTTTAAAATGGACCTATCTTGATTTTAAAAATTGGATTCTTAATTTATGA
- a CDS encoding glycosyltransferase family 2 protein: MIIIYHQNNKIIETDFEGKTVIFSKKSIASNLFDIAGKYPEELIILCHQDLKSNLNTNKVQEIFHHKRIVASYNLSADSFLPEAIGYVDSSLFLNVKKEVSYPTWMMSTHVVGIHAEVLNALKKHVFEDSDFGYFLNSVLKLAMPLGLYCYSEPKLLIKRPDLIFPKFKKNNFLLFRFVKQHYKTRWIFLLFLNLFIYERKFALFPLFFTLFYNKRHLKDNVLEQIEIKSKKKVVKEGTIDVIIPTIGRKKYLHDFLTDLALQTYLPNTVVIVEQNPLKDSVSELDFIKSNNWPFRIKHIFTHQTGACNARNLALAEISSEWVFMADDDIRINKAFLEEGFEVIKKEGIEQATFGCYAPDYDESKKIKRRFQSGNFGSGCSIVKSKNIESLYYNTSFEFGYGEDSDYGMQIRNLGFDVIHSPQPEIIHLKAPIGGFREKHIMPWTNDLIQPKPSPTVMLYNLLNVTRTQLKGYKTTLFFKYYRVQKIKNPVKYYNNYKVQWDRSLYWANKLNRKE, from the coding sequence GTGATAATTATTTATCATCAAAATAATAAAATTATTGAGACTGACTTTGAAGGGAAAACTGTTATTTTTTCCAAAAAAAGTATAGCGTCTAACTTATTTGACATTGCCGGAAAATATCCAGAGGAACTTATAATCTTGTGTCATCAGGATTTGAAATCAAATTTGAATACCAATAAAGTTCAGGAAATTTTTCATCATAAAAGAATAGTAGCCTCTTATAATTTATCAGCAGATTCATTTTTGCCAGAAGCCATTGGTTATGTCGATTCCAGTTTATTTTTAAATGTAAAAAAAGAGGTTAGCTATCCAACCTGGATGATGAGTACTCATGTTGTTGGTATCCACGCAGAGGTTTTAAATGCTTTAAAAAAGCATGTTTTTGAAGATTCAGACTTTGGCTATTTTTTGAATTCGGTCTTAAAATTAGCAATGCCATTGGGCTTATACTGTTATTCTGAGCCTAAATTGCTTATTAAAAGACCTGATTTGATTTTCCCTAAATTTAAAAAGAATAATTTTCTTCTATTTAGATTTGTGAAACAACATTATAAAACACGTTGGATATTTTTGCTGTTTTTAAACTTATTTATTTACGAAAGAAAGTTTGCTCTTTTTCCTCTTTTTTTTACGCTTTTTTACAATAAGAGACATCTGAAAGATAATGTATTAGAACAAATTGAAATTAAATCGAAAAAGAAAGTTGTAAAAGAAGGTACTATAGATGTTATAATTCCGACAATTGGGCGTAAAAAATATCTTCATGATTTTTTAACAGATTTAGCATTACAGACTTATTTACCAAATACTGTAGTAATTGTAGAACAAAACCCGCTTAAGGATTCTGTTTCTGAACTTGATTTTATAAAAAGTAATAATTGGCCATTTCGTATTAAGCATATTTTTACGCATCAGACAGGAGCTTGCAATGCAAGAAATTTAGCACTGGCAGAAATAAGCAGCGAATGGGTTTTTATGGCTGACGATGATATTCGAATAAATAAAGCCTTTTTAGAAGAAGGTTTTGAAGTAATAAAAAAAGAGGGTATAGAACAAGCAACATTTGGATGTTATGCACCCGATTACGACGAAAGCAAAAAAATCAAGCGTAGATTTCAATCAGGTAATTTTGGCTCTGGCTGCAGTATTGTAAAGTCAAAAAATATAGAATCGTTATATTATAACACAAGTTTTGAGTTTGGTTATGGTGAAGATAGCGACTACGGAATGCAAATTAGAAATCTGGGATTTGACGTTATACATTCTCCTCAACCAGAAATAATTCATCTCAAAGCGCCAATTGGAGGCTTTAGAGAAAAACATATTATGCCTTGGACAAATGATTTAATTCAGCCAAAACCTTCACCAACAGTTATGTTGTATAATCTTTTAAATGTAACCAGAACACAATTAAAAGGTTATAAAACGACTCTGTTTTTTAAATACTACAGAGTTCAAAAAATTAAAAATCCTGTAAAATATTATAATAACTATAAAGTGCAATGGGATAGAAGCTTATATTGGGCCAATAAATTAAATAGAAAAGAATGA
- a CDS encoding glycosyltransferase, which yields MKFAIITHVVHVKQDGKYFGYSPYIREMNIWGKYVDELIVVAPLTSKRELTKIDDFYENKNIDFRKIPAFSITSLPNTISSIFKLPVIFWKIFWAMKKADHIHLRCPGNVGLIGCVVQILFPGKIKTAKYAGNWDPKSSQPLTYRIQKWILNNTFLTRNMKVLVYGEWEKISHNIKPFFTASYFEKDKTSLKMSNLNGVINFIFVGTLSLGKNPLYAVKLVEGLFKSGYKVSLQLYGEGVERDTLVKYILSNKLENYIMLKGNQNQEIIIQACQNSHFVILPSKSEGWPKALAEGMFWGCVPVATAVSMVPYMLDYGNRGILLQRELTKDIQQLEDILNHEERFDCFRKESSEWSRKYTLDLFESEIERILKK from the coding sequence ATGAAGTTCGCGATTATAACCCATGTTGTTCATGTAAAACAAGACGGTAAATACTTTGGTTATTCACCGTACATTCGGGAGATGAATATTTGGGGGAAATATGTAGATGAATTAATTGTTGTTGCTCCTTTGACTTCTAAACGAGAATTAACTAAAATTGATGATTTTTATGAAAATAAAAATATCGATTTTAGAAAAATTCCTGCCTTTAGTATTACTAGTTTACCAAATACTATAAGCTCAATATTTAAATTGCCTGTAATTTTCTGGAAAATTTTTTGGGCTATGAAAAAAGCAGATCATATTCATTTAAGATGTCCGGGAAATGTTGGTTTAATAGGCTGTGTAGTTCAAATACTTTTTCCAGGTAAAATAAAAACAGCAAAATATGCAGGTAATTGGGATCCAAAGAGTAGCCAGCCACTTACTTATCGAATACAAAAATGGATTCTCAATAATACATTTTTAACACGAAATATGAAGGTTTTAGTTTATGGAGAATGGGAGAAAATTAGTCATAATATTAAACCTTTTTTTACCGCTTCTTATTTTGAAAAAGATAAGACTTCTTTAAAAATGTCGAATTTAAATGGAGTAATAAACTTTATTTTTGTTGGAACTTTGTCGTTGGGCAAAAATCCGCTTTATGCCGTGAAGTTAGTTGAAGGACTCTTTAAAAGCGGATATAAAGTTTCTTTACAATTATATGGAGAAGGAGTAGAAAGAGATACTTTAGTAAAGTATATTTTATCCAATAAATTGGAAAATTATATAATGTTGAAAGGAAATCAGAATCAGGAAATTATAATTCAGGCGTGCCAAAACAGTCATTTTGTAATTTTACCTTCTAAAAGCGAAGGTTGGCCAAAAGCACTTGCCGAAGGAATGTTCTGGGGTTGTGTTCCTGTTGCTACTGCTGTTTCTATGGTGCCTTATATGCTCGATTATGGAAATAGAGGTATTTTGTTGCAAAGAGAATTAACAAAAGACATTCAACAATTAGAAGACATATTAAATCATGAAGAACGATTTGATTGTTTTAGAAAAGAATCATCAGAGTGGTCAAGAAAATATACTTTGGATCTTTTCGAATCTGAAATAGAAAGAATATTGAAAAAATGA
- a CDS encoding alpha-1,2-fucosyltransferase, giving the protein MITFSKIGKKGNLGNQLFQIASTIGLATKNNQDFAFLLWKHQDYFKNKLPLLSLDFSSFQETLEKEYHFHDWNFGAENYDLNGWLQTEKYFDKDLTRHYFQFSDSLKEKINNLYHRAFKKRTILISIRRGDFVDHKDYFQLPINYYLNSLAEFFPNWDSCNLIILSDDIKYCKYHFSFLENAFFGDDLNEVEQLCLGTMCNDFVIGNSTFSWWSAWLGEKHDSKIVRPFKNFEGQKSVELNDKDYYPERWIKYNHLNQKIKLKNLLFSVNCGQNQEELKTYLSSYFDAEFVLNQNTSESQHNIYTINKDYFMPPFLIYFSWLKLEKSNVNLVINNVITAFKVSKALNFREFLRQNDFGFFSKVFTFSKENDKRENNKKEIYLKRNISLEANENKLVINFSAGRFLNIGGYKFSFKRFLTRNENELKRNIKKILNKRK; this is encoded by the coding sequence ATGATTACATTTAGTAAAATAGGGAAGAAAGGGAATTTAGGAAATCAGCTTTTTCAAATAGCTTCAACCATTGGATTAGCTACTAAAAATAATCAGGATTTTGCTTTTTTACTTTGGAAACATCAAGACTATTTTAAGAATAAATTACCTCTTTTGTCTTTAGATTTTTCTTCTTTTCAAGAAACTTTAGAAAAAGAGTATCATTTTCATGACTGGAATTTCGGAGCAGAAAACTATGATTTAAACGGCTGGCTTCAGACAGAAAAATATTTTGATAAAGATTTAACCAGACACTATTTTCAATTCTCAGATTCTTTAAAAGAAAAAATAAACAATTTATATCATAGAGCTTTTAAAAAGCGTACCATTTTAATTTCTATTAGGAGAGGCGATTTTGTAGATCACAAAGATTATTTTCAGCTTCCAATTAATTACTATTTAAATAGTTTAGCTGAGTTTTTTCCAAATTGGGATTCTTGTAATCTAATTATTTTAAGTGATGATATAAAATATTGCAAGTATCATTTTTCATTCTTGGAGAATGCATTTTTTGGAGATGATCTAAATGAAGTCGAACAACTTTGTTTGGGAACAATGTGTAATGATTTCGTTATTGGTAATTCTACTTTTTCCTGGTGGAGCGCCTGGCTTGGAGAAAAGCACGATTCAAAAATTGTGAGGCCATTCAAAAATTTCGAAGGACAAAAGAGTGTAGAACTCAATGATAAAGATTATTATCCTGAAAGATGGATAAAATACAATCATTTGAATCAAAAAATCAAACTGAAGAATTTGTTGTTTTCTGTAAATTGTGGTCAAAATCAAGAAGAATTAAAAACATACTTGTCCAGTTATTTTGATGCAGAATTTGTTTTGAACCAGAATACCTCTGAATCTCAACACAATATTTATACCATCAATAAGGATTATTTCATGCCTCCTTTTTTAATTTATTTTTCCTGGCTGAAACTTGAAAAATCAAATGTAAATTTGGTTATCAATAATGTAATTACAGCATTTAAAGTATCCAAAGCGTTAAATTTTCGGGAATTTTTAAGACAAAACGATTTTGGTTTTTTTTCCAAAGTTTTTACGTTTTCAAAAGAGAATGATAAAAGAGAGAATAATAAAAAAGAAATTTATTTAAAACGAAATATTTCTTTAGAAGCAAATGAGAATAAGCTTGTAATAAACTTTTCAGCAGGTAGATTTCTGAATATAGGAGGCTATAAATTCAGTTTTAAAAGATTTCTAACAAGAAATGAAAATGAATTGAAGAGAAATATAAAGAAAATATTGAATAAGAGAAAATGA
- a CDS encoding glycosyltransferase family 4 protein gives MKTILIAHNYTENSFSVMSYELAHHLADLGNRVVFISHKPFFSEPETIKKEKGEIVVCSWPGKHRPTSIKDVLWFYKLYFKYKPNSVIGHFGGANITIGISKILSFNKVKTFCYYHTLSQQISLDSKRNFFKQKIFIFRKKIFYKLFCDVIVCPSKLAKEDLKKVYNSNKGVVLLNPLKDRFENKISKEENKIVISYLGRLDPSKGISDLLEGFLLYKNKNKTSKIILNIAGGGSLEQKVKENANAQESINFFGGISYDKVDEYLSQSHFVIIPSKIDNLPTVGLESLMNKTPLLISSATGLSEYLEDEKNCFKFEPNTEAIVSLLYRVENNFTQQSQMSQYARETFLTKFGLKSYCIDFSNQILQ, from the coding sequence ATGAAAACGATTTTAATAGCTCATAATTACACAGAAAACTCATTTTCAGTAATGAGTTATGAATTAGCGCATCACCTTGCTGATTTGGGTAACAGAGTAGTTTTTATTTCTCATAAACCATTTTTTAGTGAACCGGAAACAATTAAAAAAGAAAAGGGGGAAATAGTTGTTTGTTCGTGGCCCGGAAAGCACAGACCAACATCAATAAAGGATGTTTTATGGTTCTATAAATTATATTTTAAATACAAGCCAAATTCAGTTATTGGGCATTTTGGAGGTGCAAACATAACGATTGGAATATCAAAAATACTTTCGTTTAATAAAGTAAAAACATTTTGTTATTATCATACTTTGTCTCAACAGATTTCTTTGGATAGTAAAAGGAATTTTTTCAAACAAAAAATATTTATTTTTAGAAAGAAAATTTTTTACAAATTGTTTTGCGATGTAATTGTCTGTCCTTCAAAATTAGCAAAAGAAGATTTAAAGAAAGTTTATAATTCTAATAAAGGTGTGGTATTGTTGAATCCGCTGAAAGACAGATTTGAAAATAAAATAAGTAAGGAAGAAAATAAAATAGTCATTTCCTATCTGGGAAGACTTGATCCTTCAAAGGGAATATCAGATTTATTGGAAGGATTTTTACTTTACAAGAACAAAAATAAGACATCAAAAATAATCCTGAATATTGCCGGCGGCGGAAGTTTAGAACAAAAAGTAAAAGAGAATGCTAATGCTCAGGAATCAATAAATTTTTTTGGAGGAATCTCCTATGATAAGGTTGATGAATATTTGTCCCAAAGTCATTTTGTAATTATACCCTCAAAAATTGATAATCTCCCAACAGTAGGATTGGAATCTCTTATGAACAAAACGCCATTATTGATTTCAAGTGCTACAGGATTATCAGAATATCTGGAAGATGAAAAAAATTGCTTTAAATTTGAACCAAATACAGAAGCTATAGTTTCGCTTTTGTATCGTGTGGAAAATAATTTTACACAACAATCGCAGATGAGTCAGTATGCAAGAGAAACTTTTTTAACCAAATTCGGTTTAAAGAGTTATTGCATCGATTTTTCTAATCAAATACTTCAGTGA
- a CDS encoding glycosyltransferase family 2 protein yields MISLIICTYMRAESLLALLHSIKLQAIYPDEILIIDGSTNDKTEKIIKKYDFEKVKYFRVADDERGLTKQRNIGISKIDAHTEIVCFLDDDTILESDYFEEIIKAFESNTEIIGVGGVAVNENKWKLQDKNKSYNKKKFYLFEGYFYKEGLRNVARNYLNLASNLGPGKMPSYSHGRTCGFPLTGKIYEVDLLIGMSMAFRKDIFDEIQFSKFFEGYGLYEDADFSLRALQFGKNVINTNARLQHFHDPNGRPNYFRYGKMVVRNGWYVWRIKNKKPNLIDIFKWHSITLLLIVIRFSNTLTETDKKGSLKEAIGRTVGWWSLLLNKPKQK; encoded by the coding sequence ATGATTTCCTTAATAATTTGCACCTACATGCGTGCCGAATCTTTACTTGCATTACTTCATTCAATTAAATTGCAGGCTATTTATCCAGATGAAATTTTAATTATTGACGGTTCAACAAATGATAAGACTGAAAAAATAATAAAGAAATATGATTTTGAAAAAGTTAAATATTTTCGAGTAGCAGATGATGAGCGAGGGTTAACAAAACAACGTAATATAGGAATTTCTAAAATTGATGCACATACAGAAATTGTTTGTTTTTTGGACGATGACACAATTTTAGAGTCAGATTATTTTGAAGAAATTATTAAAGCATTCGAAAGCAATACTGAGATTATTGGCGTAGGCGGAGTTGCCGTAAATGAAAATAAATGGAAGCTTCAGGATAAAAATAAAAGCTACAATAAGAAAAAGTTTTATTTGTTTGAAGGATATTTTTATAAAGAAGGTTTAAGAAATGTTGCAAGGAACTATTTAAATCTTGCCTCTAATCTTGGACCAGGAAAAATGCCTTCTTATTCGCATGGCAGAACATGCGGATTTCCTTTAACCGGAAAGATTTATGAAGTTGACTTGCTAATCGGAATGTCTATGGCGTTTAGAAAAGATATTTTTGATGAAATTCAGTTTTCAAAATTCTTTGAAGGTTATGGTTTATACGAAGATGCCGATTTTAGCCTGAGAGCTTTACAATTTGGAAAAAATGTAATCAATACCAATGCGAGATTACAGCATTTTCACGATCCCAACGGAAGACCAAATTATTTTAGATACGGAAAAATGGTGGTGAGAAATGGCTGGTACGTTTGGAGAATCAAAAACAAAAAACCTAATTTGATCGATATTTTCAAATGGCATTCTATTACGCTTTTATTAATTGTAATCCGCTTTAGTAATACTTTAACCGAAACAGACAAAAAAGGATCTTTAAAAGAAGCAATAGGCAGAACAGTAGGTTGGTGGAGTTTGCTTCTAAATAAGCCAAAGCAGAAATGA